The Diceros bicornis minor isolate mBicDic1 chromosome 36, mDicBic1.mat.cur, whole genome shotgun sequence genomic interval CCGAACAGTTTgttaaaaacacagattgctggcccCAGAGTTTTAGATTTCTAGTTCTGGGGCAAGACCTGAGaattatttgcatttctaacaaatttccagatgctgctgctgctgctggtctggggaccacactttgagaactgttgTAGTACAACATTGACAAGGCCCTACAGGATTTTAGTCTGAGCCCTAAGCCCTTCTCACACCCCTTCCCACATCCTTCTTTTCTACTACAGGGAGAGATGCTGCTGCCAGCCCACTtcctgctgctactgctgctgctcCTAGGGGCCCCCAGGACAGGCCTCTCCCATAAGTTCTACAAAGCTGAGTCTATCTTCAGCTGCATCAACACAGCCCTGTCTGAGGCCAAGAAGAGCCAGCTGGAGGATGCACCCCTGCTGAGCAAGAGAAGCTTCCCCTACCTGCCCAGCCAAGACCCCTCGTCAGGAGAGGACgaggagaaaggggaggaggaagaggacaagGAGAAAAGGA includes:
- the UCN3 gene encoding urocortin-3 encodes the protein MLLPAHFLLLLLLLLGAPRTGLSHKFYKAESIFSCINTALSEAKKSQLEDAPLLSKRSFPYLPSQDPSSGEDEEKGEEEEDKEKRTFLGSGVGGGAGSTRYKYLSQAQLGGKLYQDKAKSDRRTKFTLSLDVPTNIMNILFDIAKAKNLRAKAAANAHLMAQIGRKK